The Betta splendens chromosome 4, fBetSpl5.4, whole genome shotgun sequence genome contains a region encoding:
- the LOC114854825 gene encoding angiopoietin-related protein 4-like → MKTPQLLILLLTIMVHAGSGFPSDRKPAQGREKHASWDDVNVVAHGLLQLGQGLKEHVDKTKAQMRDVNTKLKAFNNTVAELQRRQQEQGAALEARGEEAEERAEAAAQLAEEVRARVDEVRKESDDIHSRMGKLEEKVQEVLAEPALDTNDSDHSGVLLIQRLVAAQNRRIDQLVDKIRQQQDKLEKQSLHLQALQSKVAQRRVKSHRRRDDETALKGEPEQSAATPGLARDCHDLFVQGQRASGVYVIQPEASKPVNVLCEMTAEGGWTVIQKRQDGSQNFNQQWESYKKGFGSLHGEFWLGLDNIHSVTKQGGYVLQVELSDRAGAQQAARYRVQVDGEEEKFALHLEQEQEQEPPSGPRGGALSTGASGVPFSTADSDNDLAADVSCAQLLSGGWWFSSCGESNLNGRYPRRPSQLRRRQVRRQAMFWDRNYSLRTTVLKVAPAAVKQ, encoded by the exons ATGAAGACGCCacagctcctcatcctcctcctaaCGATCATGGTCCACGCCGGCTCCGGGTTCCCCTCCGACAGGAAACCCGCCCAAGGCCGGGAGAAGCACGCCTCCTGGGACGACGTGAACGTGGTGGCccacggcctcctgcagctgggCCAGGGTCTGAAGGAGCACGTGGACAAGACCAAAGCCCAGATGAGGGACGTCAACACCAAGCTGAAGGCCTTCAACAACACAGTGGCCGAGCTGCAGAGGCGGCAGCAGGAGCAAGGCGCCGCTCTGGaggccagaggagaggaggcggaggagagggcAGAGGCGGCCGCTCAGCTGGCAGAGGAGGTGAGGGCCAGGGTGGACGAGGTGAGGAAGGAGAGCGACGACATCCACTCCAGGATGGgcaagctggaggagaaggtgcaggaggtgctcgCGGAGCCAGCGCTGGACACCAACGACAGCGACCACTCAGGAGTGCTGCTGATCCAG AGGCTGGTGGCGGCTCAGAACCGACGCATCGACCAGCTGGTGGACAAgatcaggcagcagcaggacaagctggagaagcagagcctgcacctgcaggcgctgcagagcAAG GTGGCCCAGAGGAGAGTCAAGTCCCACCGACGCAGAGACGACGAGACGGCGCTGAAGGGAGAGCCGGAGCAGAGCGCGGCCACGCCAG GCTTGGCCAGAGACTGCCATGACCTGTTTGTACAGGGGCAGCGAGCCAGCGGCGTCTACGTCATCCAGCCCGAGGCCTCCAAACCCGTCAACGTCCTCTGTGAAATGACTGCAG AAGGCGGATGGACCGTCATCCAGAAGCGTCAGGACGGATCCCAGAACTTCAACCAGCAGTGGGAGAGCTACAAGAAAGGCTTCGGCAGCCTTCACG GTGAGTTCTGGCTGGGCCTGGACAACATCCACTCCGTCACCAAACAGGGCGGCTACgttctgcaggtggagctgtCCGATCGGGCCGGGGCGCAGCAGGCGGCCCGCTACCGGGTCCAAGTggacggagaggaggagaagttcGCCCTGcacctggagcaggagcaggagcaggagcctcCGTCTGGGCCTCGGGGGGGAGCGCTGAGCACGGGCGCCTCCGGGGTCCCCTTCTCCACGGCCGACAGCGACAACGACCTCGCGGCCGACGTCAGCTGTGCCCAGCTGCTCTCAG GCGGCTGGTGGTTCAGCAGCTGCGGCGAGTCCAACCTCAACGGTAGATACCCCAGAAGGCCGAGCCAGCTCCGGAGACGGCAGGTCAGGAGGCAGGCCATGTTCTGGGACAGGAACTACTCCCTGAGGACCACGGTTCTGAAGGTGGCGCCCGCAGCAGTGAAGCAATGA
- the dpp9 gene encoding dipeptidyl peptidase 9 isoform X1 yields the protein MHKVKRLKIEDKTEDGQESIREALAGMTGVNELSDSTEVVEMEDVNSLQFHVEKHTWDGLRQIIHNSRKNSGIVISKAPHDFQFIQKEEGSPHSHRIYYLGMPYASRENALLYSDIPKKVRKDALLVLSWKQMLDHFQASPHHGGFSREEELLRERKRLGVSGITSYDYHRPSGLFLFQANSSLYYAHDGGNSFITSPMKPVEIKSQSSGTRMDPKICPGDPNFIGFINNNDIWVTSIKTDEERRLTFCHKGIDNPKEDPKSAGIATFVTQEEFDRFTGYWWSPAAREEPGGGKILQILYEEVDESEVEVIHVPSPALEERKTDVYRYPRAGSKNPAITLKLAEIRTDNAGKIVSTQEKELPVPLTTLFPSAEYVTRAGWTKDGRYAWAVMMHRRQQRLQLVLLPPSLFIPVNQDEAIRQKSLEALGDTVQPFIIYQESSDIWINVHDIFHPFLQTNNDEITFLIVNESKTGFCHLYKITSVLQRGSYHWAKGYTHSEDDFKCPVKEEVAVTSGEWEVLANHGAKRSSSPQIWVDEKAKLVYFQGTKDSPLEHHLYVVSYDKPGEIVRLTKPGFSHSCSVSQTFDMFISHYSSLTSAPCVHIYKLNDADSDPLHKEPQFWASMMESSAYPFDYTSPEIFSFTGKSGFELYGMLYKPHNLVPGRKHPTVVFVYGGPQVQLVNNSFKGVKYLRLSTLASLGYVVLVIDGRGSCQRGLKFEGAVKDKMGQVEIEDQVEGLHYIADKYKFVDLTRVAIHGWSYGGFLSLMGLIHRPDIFKVAIAGAPVTLWMAYDTGYTERYLDTPDKNPEGYEACSVALHVNKLPNEPNRLLILHGFLDENVHFFHTNFLVSQIIRAGKPYNLQIYPNERHSIRCPESGEHYEIMLLHFLQQNL from the exons ATGCACAAAGTAAAGAGGCTAAAAATTGAAGACAAAACAGAAGACGGCCAGGAAAG CATCAGGGAGGCACTGGCAGGTATGACAGGGGTGAACGAGCTCTCGGACAGCACGGAagtggtggagatggaggacgtAAATTCCCTGCAGTTCCATGTAGAGAAGCACACGTGGGATGGCCTGCGGCAGATCATTCACAACAGCCGTAAGAACAGCGGCATAGTTATCAGCAAGGCGCCACATGACTTCCAGTTCATCCAGAAGGAAGAGGGCAGTCCGCATTCTCACCGCATCTACTACCTAG GAATGCCTTACGCCAGCAGGGAAAATGCCTTGCTCTACTCAGACATTCCCAAGAAGGTCCGCAAAGATGCCCTTCTGGTTTTGTCATGGAAACAGATGCTGGATCATTTTCAG GCCAGCCCTCACCATGGGGGTTTCTCCAGGGAAGAAGAGCTGCTACGAGAGAGGAAGCGCTTGGGGGTCTCTGGCATCACCTCGTATGACTACCATCGACCCAGTGGGCTCTTTCTGTTCCAGGCTAACAGCAGTCTGTACTACGCACACGATGGTGGCAACAGCTTTATT ACCTCTCCCATGAAACCTGTAGAGATTAAGAGCCAAAGTTCAGGCACACGAATGGACCCCAAGATCTGCCCCGGGGACCCAAACTTCATCGGCTTCATCAACAACAACGACATTTGGGTGACCAGCATTAAAACGGACGAGGAGAGGAGGCTTACTTTCTGTCACAAAG gTATTGATAACCCAAAAGAAGACCCCAAATCTGCTGGCATAGCCACTTTTGTCACACAGGAAGAATTTGATCGTTTCACTGGATACTGGTGGTCACCAGCTGCCCGAGAAG AACCAGGCGGTGGTAAGATTCTGCAGATTCTGTATGAGGAGGTGGATGAGTCTGAGGTTGAGGTAATTCATGTCCCATCTCCTGCTCTGGAAGAGCGTAAGACCGATGTCTACAGATACCCCCGCGCAG GTAGCAAGAATCCTGCTATTACTCTCAAATTGGCAGAAATCAGGACAGACAATGCTGGCAAA ATTGTTAGCACACAAGAAAAGGAGCTGCCAGTGCCCCTCACAACACTGTTTCCCTCTGCTGAATATGTCACCAGAGCTGGATGGACGAAGGATGGCAGATA TGCATGGGCCGTCATGATGCACAGAAGGCAGCAGCGTCTCCAGTTGGTCTTGTTGCCTCCATCGCTCTTCATTCCAGTGAATCAGGATGAGGCCATCCGGCAAAAGAGTCTAGAGGCTTTGGGAGACACAGTTCAGCCTTTTATAATCTACCAAGAGAGCAGTGACATCTGGATTAAC GTACATGACATCTTCCATCCCTTCCTCCAAACCAATAATGATGAGATCACCTTCCTCATAGTAAATGAATCTAAAACAGGCTTCTGCCACCTTTACAAGATCACATCAGTTCTACAGCGAGGCAGCTATCACTGGGCCAAAGGCTACACTCACTCTGAAG ATGATTTCAAGTGTCCGGTGAAAGAGGAGGTGGCGGTAACAAGCGGCGAGTGGGAGGTATTGGCCAATCATGGAGCAAAG CGTTCATCGAGCCCTCAGATTTGGGTGGATGAAAAAGCAAAGCTGGTTTACTTCCAGGGAACCAAAGACTCTCCTCTGGAGCATCACCTTTATGTGGTGAGCTACGATAAGCCGGGTGAAATCGTCCGACTCACCAAACCTGGGTTCtcccacagctgctctgtgagccAG ACTTTTGACATGTTCATCAGTCATTACAGCAGCTTGACGTCTGCACCCTGTGTCCACATCTATAAGCTGAACGATGCAGACAGTGACCCGCTCCACAAGGAGCCACAGTTCTGGGCAAGCATGATGGAGTCATCTG CATACCCATTTGACTACACTTCTCCAGAGATCTTCAGCTTCACAGGAAAATCTGGCTTTGAGTTGTATGGCATGTTGTACAAACCACACAACTTGGTCCCTGGTAGAAAGCACCCCAcagttgtctttgtttatggGGGTCCTCAG GTGCAGTTAGTGAATAATTCCTTTAAAGGAGTGAAGTATCTGCGTTTGAGCACGCTGGCGTCTCTGGGCTATGTTGTGTTGGTCATCGATGGGCGGGGATCCTGTCAACGAGGGCTCAAGTTTGAAGGAGCTGTGAAGGACAAAATG GGTCAAGTGGAAATTGAAGACCAGGTGGAAGGTTTGCACTACATCGCCGACAAGTACAAGTTTGTGGACCTGACTCGTGTAGCCATCCACGGTTGGTCGTATGGAGGCTTCCTGTCTCTTATGGGCCTCATCCACAGACCCGACATCTTCAAG GTTGCTATTGCAGGAGCTCCCGTGACGTTGTGGATGGCTTATGACACCGGATACACAGAGCGCTATTTGGACACGCCTGATAAAAACCCGGAGGGATATGAGGCCTGTTCCGTTGCCCTGCATGTCAACAAACTCCCAAATGA GCCCAACAGATTACTGATCCTGCACGGATTTCTAGATGAGAATGTGCACTTTTTCCACACTAACTTCCTGGTGTCTCAAATCATTCGGGCTGGGAAACCATACAACCTGCAG ATTTATCCCAATGAGCGACACAGCATCAGATGTCCAGAGTCCGGTGAACATTATGAGATTATGCTACTGCACttcctccagcagaacctctgA
- the dpp9 gene encoding dipeptidyl peptidase 9 isoform X2, with protein sequence MKRHLSLTLGMPYASRENALLYSDIPKKVRKDALLVLSWKQMLDHFQASPHHGGFSREEELLRERKRLGVSGITSYDYHRPSGLFLFQANSSLYYAHDGGNSFITSPMKPVEIKSQSSGTRMDPKICPGDPNFIGFINNNDIWVTSIKTDEERRLTFCHKGIDNPKEDPKSAGIATFVTQEEFDRFTGYWWSPAAREEPGGGKILQILYEEVDESEVEVIHVPSPALEERKTDVYRYPRAGSKNPAITLKLAEIRTDNAGKIVSTQEKELPVPLTTLFPSAEYVTRAGWTKDGRYAWAVMMHRRQQRLQLVLLPPSLFIPVNQDEAIRQKSLEALGDTVQPFIIYQESSDIWINVHDIFHPFLQTNNDEITFLIVNESKTGFCHLYKITSVLQRGSYHWAKGYTHSEDDFKCPVKEEVAVTSGEWEVLANHGAKRSSSPQIWVDEKAKLVYFQGTKDSPLEHHLYVVSYDKPGEIVRLTKPGFSHSCSVSQTFDMFISHYSSLTSAPCVHIYKLNDADSDPLHKEPQFWASMMESSAYPFDYTSPEIFSFTGKSGFELYGMLYKPHNLVPGRKHPTVVFVYGGPQVQLVNNSFKGVKYLRLSTLASLGYVVLVIDGRGSCQRGLKFEGAVKDKMGQVEIEDQVEGLHYIADKYKFVDLTRVAIHGWSYGGFLSLMGLIHRPDIFKVAIAGAPVTLWMAYDTGYTERYLDTPDKNPEGYEACSVALHVNKLPNEPNRLLILHGFLDENVHFFHTNFLVSQIIRAGKPYNLQIYPNERHSIRCPESGEHYEIMLLHFLQQNL encoded by the exons ATGAAAAGACATCTGTCTTTAACACTTG GAATGCCTTACGCCAGCAGGGAAAATGCCTTGCTCTACTCAGACATTCCCAAGAAGGTCCGCAAAGATGCCCTTCTGGTTTTGTCATGGAAACAGATGCTGGATCATTTTCAG GCCAGCCCTCACCATGGGGGTTTCTCCAGGGAAGAAGAGCTGCTACGAGAGAGGAAGCGCTTGGGGGTCTCTGGCATCACCTCGTATGACTACCATCGACCCAGTGGGCTCTTTCTGTTCCAGGCTAACAGCAGTCTGTACTACGCACACGATGGTGGCAACAGCTTTATT ACCTCTCCCATGAAACCTGTAGAGATTAAGAGCCAAAGTTCAGGCACACGAATGGACCCCAAGATCTGCCCCGGGGACCCAAACTTCATCGGCTTCATCAACAACAACGACATTTGGGTGACCAGCATTAAAACGGACGAGGAGAGGAGGCTTACTTTCTGTCACAAAG gTATTGATAACCCAAAAGAAGACCCCAAATCTGCTGGCATAGCCACTTTTGTCACACAGGAAGAATTTGATCGTTTCACTGGATACTGGTGGTCACCAGCTGCCCGAGAAG AACCAGGCGGTGGTAAGATTCTGCAGATTCTGTATGAGGAGGTGGATGAGTCTGAGGTTGAGGTAATTCATGTCCCATCTCCTGCTCTGGAAGAGCGTAAGACCGATGTCTACAGATACCCCCGCGCAG GTAGCAAGAATCCTGCTATTACTCTCAAATTGGCAGAAATCAGGACAGACAATGCTGGCAAA ATTGTTAGCACACAAGAAAAGGAGCTGCCAGTGCCCCTCACAACACTGTTTCCCTCTGCTGAATATGTCACCAGAGCTGGATGGACGAAGGATGGCAGATA TGCATGGGCCGTCATGATGCACAGAAGGCAGCAGCGTCTCCAGTTGGTCTTGTTGCCTCCATCGCTCTTCATTCCAGTGAATCAGGATGAGGCCATCCGGCAAAAGAGTCTAGAGGCTTTGGGAGACACAGTTCAGCCTTTTATAATCTACCAAGAGAGCAGTGACATCTGGATTAAC GTACATGACATCTTCCATCCCTTCCTCCAAACCAATAATGATGAGATCACCTTCCTCATAGTAAATGAATCTAAAACAGGCTTCTGCCACCTTTACAAGATCACATCAGTTCTACAGCGAGGCAGCTATCACTGGGCCAAAGGCTACACTCACTCTGAAG ATGATTTCAAGTGTCCGGTGAAAGAGGAGGTGGCGGTAACAAGCGGCGAGTGGGAGGTATTGGCCAATCATGGAGCAAAG CGTTCATCGAGCCCTCAGATTTGGGTGGATGAAAAAGCAAAGCTGGTTTACTTCCAGGGAACCAAAGACTCTCCTCTGGAGCATCACCTTTATGTGGTGAGCTACGATAAGCCGGGTGAAATCGTCCGACTCACCAAACCTGGGTTCtcccacagctgctctgtgagccAG ACTTTTGACATGTTCATCAGTCATTACAGCAGCTTGACGTCTGCACCCTGTGTCCACATCTATAAGCTGAACGATGCAGACAGTGACCCGCTCCACAAGGAGCCACAGTTCTGGGCAAGCATGATGGAGTCATCTG CATACCCATTTGACTACACTTCTCCAGAGATCTTCAGCTTCACAGGAAAATCTGGCTTTGAGTTGTATGGCATGTTGTACAAACCACACAACTTGGTCCCTGGTAGAAAGCACCCCAcagttgtctttgtttatggGGGTCCTCAG GTGCAGTTAGTGAATAATTCCTTTAAAGGAGTGAAGTATCTGCGTTTGAGCACGCTGGCGTCTCTGGGCTATGTTGTGTTGGTCATCGATGGGCGGGGATCCTGTCAACGAGGGCTCAAGTTTGAAGGAGCTGTGAAGGACAAAATG GGTCAAGTGGAAATTGAAGACCAGGTGGAAGGTTTGCACTACATCGCCGACAAGTACAAGTTTGTGGACCTGACTCGTGTAGCCATCCACGGTTGGTCGTATGGAGGCTTCCTGTCTCTTATGGGCCTCATCCACAGACCCGACATCTTCAAG GTTGCTATTGCAGGAGCTCCCGTGACGTTGTGGATGGCTTATGACACCGGATACACAGAGCGCTATTTGGACACGCCTGATAAAAACCCGGAGGGATATGAGGCCTGTTCCGTTGCCCTGCATGTCAACAAACTCCCAAATGA GCCCAACAGATTACTGATCCTGCACGGATTTCTAGATGAGAATGTGCACTTTTTCCACACTAACTTCCTGGTGTCTCAAATCATTCGGGCTGGGAAACCATACAACCTGCAG ATTTATCCCAATGAGCGACACAGCATCAGATGTCCAGAGTCCGGTGAACATTATGAGATTATGCTACTGCACttcctccagcagaacctctgA